In the genome of Leptospira dzoumogneensis, one region contains:
- a CDS encoding DUF309 domain-containing protein, with protein sequence MEFDPEILFILEKVKQGDADASFGYAWEEGRKLYLKGRYFELHEVFEFQWKKETGGRRLYLHGWIQLAISLNKVFVKPNIRGSKMQAEKSREKFLKLSETGELSPLGENENGRIISYLNKLLSNFQSEESWDLERIKELSVPEMKENVKELFSRSVFPAK encoded by the coding sequence ATGGAATTCGATCCTGAAATACTCTTCATATTAGAAAAAGTGAAACAAGGGGACGCGGACGCAAGTTTCGGCTACGCCTGGGAAGAAGGAAGAAAACTTTATCTAAAAGGAAGATACTTCGAATTACACGAAGTATTCGAATTCCAATGGAAGAAGGAAACGGGAGGAAGAAGGCTATATCTACATGGGTGGATCCAACTTGCTATTTCCTTGAATAAAGTTTTTGTAAAACCGAATATACGCGGATCTAAAATGCAGGCCGAGAAGTCCAGGGAGAAGTTCTTAAAACTTTCCGAAACAGGAGAACTTTCCCCACTCGGCGAAAACGAAAACGGCCGCATAATCTCTTATTTAAATAAACTTTTAAGCAATTTTCAAAGCGAAGAAAGTTGGGACCTCGAACGAATTAAAGAACTTTCCGTACCTGAAATGAAAGAAAACGTAAAGGAATTGTTTTCAAGATCTGTTTTTCCGGCAAAATGA
- a CDS encoding alpha/beta fold hydrolase — translation MEVSDPQNRNQESGFFESGGYKLHYTKRDNGKGRALLLLHGFMDSSQTFLFQEEYLSKHFDLYRFDYRGHGDSEWLREGFYHFMLPLVDTTTFIQKFLPEKFHILGHSMGGGLGSRIAGLYPDRVESLICLEGFSSLQDPEKERRRFLGWLENWELSLAGKDRKRQKNFKSVEDAAARLAPIYPRLPKERLLKITETLTKPAEEGGYMWKSDPSYKNGPPVFLSPQFTRHLWQTIACNVLVVYGQKTHLALDDSKEVFSHIRNLKYIEIEDAGHNMHHDRPEVLENILEEFYVTNLK, via the coding sequence ATGGAAGTTTCGGATCCTCAAAATAGAAATCAAGAAAGTGGATTTTTTGAATCAGGTGGATATAAACTCCATTATACAAAAAGAGATAATGGAAAGGGAAGAGCATTACTTTTACTCCATGGATTTATGGATTCCTCCCAAACCTTTTTGTTCCAGGAAGAATATTTATCCAAACATTTCGATCTATATCGTTTCGATTATAGAGGACATGGGGATTCGGAATGGTTGAGAGAAGGTTTCTATCATTTCATGCTTCCTTTGGTGGACACCACAACATTCATCCAAAAATTTCTTCCCGAAAAATTCCATATACTCGGCCATTCTATGGGAGGAGGATTAGGTTCTAGAATTGCAGGACTCTATCCGGATAGAGTTGAAAGTCTTATATGTCTGGAAGGATTTAGTTCTCTCCAAGATCCTGAAAAGGAAAGAAGAAGGTTCCTTGGATGGTTGGAAAATTGGGAACTAAGTCTTGCGGGAAAAGATAGAAAACGCCAAAAAAATTTCAAATCTGTAGAAGATGCTGCAGCAAGGCTTGCACCCATCTATCCAAGACTTCCTAAAGAAAGGCTTCTCAAAATTACGGAAACATTAACAAAACCGGCAGAAGAAGGCGGATATATGTGGAAGAGTGATCCTTCTTACAAAAACGGTCCTCCAGTGTTCTTAAGTCCTCAATTCACTCGACATCTTTGGCAAACAATAGCATGTAATGTTCTCGTAGTCTACGGACAGAAAACACATCTTGCACTCGACGATAGTAAAGAAGTATTTTCTCATATTAGGAATTTGAAATATATTGAAATAGAAGATGCAGGCCATAATATGCATCACGATCGTCCGGAAGTCCTTGAAAACATTCTCGAGGAATTCTACGTAACAAATTTGAAGTAA
- a CDS encoding PilZ domain-containing protein: MKYNRIPSTLNVGFQVLESSKLRIAENVLVGIVHRTEVPLEPGTNLALQVGTISVSGSIDIPMKVIKCDRVSDAEYDVFLNYTEKDFDKIKEIEELIQTLA, encoded by the coding sequence ATGAAATACAATAGAATCCCCTCCACACTTAACGTAGGCTTTCAAGTTTTAGAAAGTTCTAAGCTGAGAATTGCTGAAAATGTGCTCGTAGGAATCGTGCATAGGACCGAGGTTCCTTTGGAGCCAGGAACCAACCTGGCCTTGCAAGTAGGAACGATCAGTGTCTCCGGTTCCATCGATATTCCTATGAAAGTGATCAAGTGCGATCGTGTTTCCGATGCGGAATATGATGTGTTCTTGAATTACACCGAAAAGGATTTTGATAAGATCAAAGAGATCGAAGAACTGATCCAAACCTTAGCTTAA
- a CDS encoding ribbon-helix-helix protein, CopG family — protein MRKVVSVSLDEELESMLLKSARRQKVSKSEVVQAALKQYFFLTEAKRFRKNLKSYAEKAGYLSEEDIYKDIS, from the coding sequence ATGAGAAAAGTGGTCTCGGTTAGTTTAGATGAGGAATTAGAATCTATGTTACTTAAAAGCGCACGTAGACAAAAAGTTTCCAAAAGTGAAGTGGTCCAAGCTGCACTGAAACAATATTTCTTCTTAACCGAAGCAAAACGTTTCCGTAAAAACCTGAAAAGTTATGCGGAAAAAGCGGGATATCTCAGCGAAGAAGATATCTACAAAGATATCTCTTGA
- a CDS encoding putative toxin-antitoxin system toxin component, PIN family, giving the protein MKIVLDTNVLLSSYLFQGYTAEVFDHVWLNHEIVLSEWILAEFREVCSRKFKIKDIEIREVLDHLRGGAKVYQPKGSPPKICSDPDDDNILHIAEFSKSDWILSGDFDLLKLKQFQKIEIISPREYKLKFLV; this is encoded by the coding sequence TTGAAGATCGTTCTAGATACAAACGTACTTCTTTCTAGTTATTTATTCCAAGGTTATACTGCAGAGGTGTTCGACCATGTTTGGTTGAATCACGAGATTGTATTGTCCGAATGGATTCTTGCAGAATTTAGAGAAGTATGTTCTCGCAAATTTAAGATCAAAGATATTGAGATCCGAGAAGTTTTAGATCATCTTAGGGGAGGGGCAAAGGTTTATCAACCCAAAGGTTCTCCTCCGAAAATTTGTTCAGATCCGGATGATGATAATATTCTTCATATTGCGGAATTTTCTAAGTCGGACTGGATCTTGAGTGGAGATTTCGATCTTCTGAAATTAAAACAGTTCCAGAAAATCGAAATCATTTCTCCCAGAGAATATAAACTGAAGTTTTTGGTATGA
- the serA gene encoding phosphoglycerate dehydrogenase, producing the protein MISYPKEKINVLLLENVHQDAFQLFQKDGFNVRLLPQALGEDELSKEIENIHVLGIRSKTNLTAPVLAKAKRLMTVGCFCIGTNQVDLAEAEKKGIPVFNAPYSNTRSVAELVIAEVVMLARRVPDHIRNTHAGIWNKISKNCFEVRGKTLGIVGYGHIGSQVSVLAEAMGLKVVYYDTQTVLPLGNATPINSYEELLSISDFVTFHVPELPETTNLYAAKEIKATKKGAYIINLSRGKVVDLEALAEAIKSGHIAGAGVDVFPQEPESNSDPFITPLQNLQNVILTPHIGGSTEEAQKNIGTEVASKLLKFVNNGSTTFAVNFPNIELNPIPQGMYRILNVHKNQPGFLKDINSMVSEIGANISSQHLGTSAEIGYLSMVINMSVGDELKERIERHPGSIKTRILY; encoded by the coding sequence ATGATTTCCTACCCGAAAGAAAAGATAAACGTCCTCCTCTTAGAGAATGTACACCAAGACGCATTCCAACTCTTTCAAAAAGACGGTTTTAATGTCCGCCTTCTCCCCCAAGCACTGGGCGAAGACGAACTTTCGAAAGAAATCGAGAACATTCATGTTCTGGGGATCCGAAGTAAAACCAATCTGACCGCACCTGTTTTAGCCAAGGCGAAACGACTTATGACCGTAGGCTGTTTCTGTATCGGGACAAACCAAGTGGATTTAGCGGAAGCGGAGAAGAAAGGGATCCCAGTATTCAACGCGCCTTACTCTAATACACGTTCAGTTGCAGAACTTGTAATTGCAGAAGTTGTAATGTTAGCCAGAAGGGTCCCGGATCATATCCGAAATACTCATGCAGGTATCTGGAATAAAATTTCTAAGAACTGTTTCGAGGTTCGAGGAAAAACTCTTGGGATCGTAGGTTACGGCCATATCGGAAGCCAGGTTTCCGTACTTGCGGAAGCAATGGGTTTGAAAGTGGTCTATTATGATACACAAACGGTTCTTCCTTTAGGAAATGCGACCCCTATCAATTCTTATGAAGAATTACTTTCTATTTCTGATTTTGTAACCTTCCATGTGCCTGAACTTCCTGAAACGACAAATCTTTATGCCGCTAAGGAAATCAAGGCCACTAAAAAGGGAGCTTATATAATCAATCTTTCCAGAGGAAAGGTTGTAGATCTGGAAGCTTTGGCCGAGGCAATTAAGTCTGGTCATATCGCAGGCGCCGGAGTGGATGTTTTTCCTCAAGAGCCTGAATCCAATAGTGATCCATTCATTACTCCTTTGCAAAATCTGCAAAACGTAATATTGACCCCTCATATCGGCGGTTCTACGGAAGAAGCTCAGAAAAATATCGGAACAGAAGTTGCTTCTAAACTTTTGAAATTTGTAAATAACGGTTCCACTACTTTTGCAGTGAACTTCCCGAATATAGAATTGAATCCGATCCCTCAGGGAATGTATAGAATTCTGAATGTTCACAAAAACCAACCTGGATTCTTAAAGGATATTAACAGCATGGTTTCTGAGATCGGGGCAAATATCAGCTCCCAACATTTAGGAACCAGCGCAGAAATCGGCTATCTCTCCATGGTAATCAATATGAGCGTGGGAGATGAATTGAAAGAAAGAATAGAAAGACATCCTGGTTCTATCAAAACCAGAATTCTTTACTGA
- the lysS gene encoding lysine--tRNA ligase, which produces MSQDLKETNELIQQRIEKIKNLKEKGIDPYPVRFFPDSDSASLIEMYSKTPTGPEKKFLLGGRLHSKRVMGKASFAHLKDKSGVIQLYATRDDLGEENYTLFKSLDLGDLIGIEGYLFQTQKGETTLHLTSVTLLAKCVRPLPVVKEKDGVVYDAFADVEQRYRMRYVDLVVNDNVRETFITRSRIVSEIRNFLTSEGFLEVETPMMQPIAGGAAARPFVTHHNTLDMQLFLRIAPELYLKRLIVGGLDRVFELNRNFRNEGISTKHNPEFTMMEAYMAYGDMGKMLELTEKLITTVAQKICGTLKIKYGNDLVDLSPPWRRVKYVDIIKEYSGIDFSQVKTLEEAKEKASSVKVDAGKCTSIWKVADEVFSEKAEPNLIQPVFVTDYPKELSPLAKSNPENPGYVERFEPYIVGREIGNAFSELNDPFDQKERFEDQVKQREAGDDEAFMMDEDYIRALEYGMPPTGGLGIGIDRLVMLLTNSQSIRDTILFPLMRPE; this is translated from the coding sequence ATGTCCCAAGACTTAAAAGAAACAAACGAACTCATCCAACAAAGAATCGAGAAGATCAAAAATCTAAAGGAGAAGGGAATAGATCCCTACCCTGTTCGATTCTTTCCTGATTCAGATTCAGCATCTTTGATAGAGATGTATTCTAAAACTCCTACAGGTCCTGAGAAAAAGTTTTTATTAGGCGGACGTTTGCATTCCAAACGTGTAATGGGAAAGGCAAGCTTCGCTCATTTAAAAGATAAGTCGGGAGTCATCCAACTTTATGCAACCAGAGACGATCTGGGAGAAGAGAATTATACTCTTTTTAAAAGTTTGGATCTAGGAGACTTGATCGGGATAGAAGGTTATCTTTTCCAAACCCAAAAAGGAGAAACTACTCTTCATTTAACCTCGGTTACACTACTCGCAAAATGTGTTCGTCCTCTTCCGGTTGTAAAAGAGAAAGACGGAGTAGTTTACGACGCCTTCGCAGATGTGGAACAAAGATATAGAATGCGTTATGTTGACTTGGTAGTAAACGATAACGTAAGAGAGACTTTTATCACTCGCAGCAGGATCGTATCCGAGATCCGTAATTTCCTAACTTCCGAAGGATTTTTGGAAGTGGAAACTCCAATGATGCAACCGATCGCCGGGGGTGCGGCGGCTAGACCATTCGTTACTCATCATAATACATTGGACATGCAGTTATTTTTAAGGATCGCTCCCGAGTTATACCTAAAACGTCTCATAGTAGGCGGATTAGATAGAGTTTTCGAGTTAAACCGTAACTTCAGGAACGAAGGAATTTCCACCAAACATAATCCTGAATTCACCATGATGGAAGCATATATGGCTTATGGTGATATGGGAAAAATGTTGGAACTAACTGAAAAACTCATCACTACTGTTGCCCAAAAGATCTGCGGAACTCTTAAGATCAAATACGGAAACGATCTAGTAGATCTTAGCCCTCCTTGGAGAAGAGTGAAATACGTGGATATTATCAAAGAATATTCAGGAATCGATTTCTCTCAGGTAAAAACTCTGGAAGAAGCAAAAGAAAAAGCAAGTTCCGTAAAAGTAGACGCAGGCAAATGTACTTCTATCTGGAAAGTTGCGGACGAGGTATTCTCCGAAAAAGCGGAACCGAATCTGATCCAGCCGGTATTCGTGACCGATTATCCTAAGGAACTTTCTCCATTAGCGAAATCGAATCCAGAAAACCCGGGTTATGTAGAAAGATTCGAACCTTATATAGTAGGTAGAGAGATCGGAAATGCGTTCTCTGAGTTAAACGATCCATTCGATCAAAAAGAAAGATTCGAAGATCAAGTAAAACAAAGAGAAGCAGGAGACGATGAGGCATTTATGATGGACGAGGATTATATCCGGGCGCTTGAATATGGAATGCCTCCTACTGGAGGTCTTGGGATCGGGATAGATCGTTTGGTAATGTTACTCACAAATTCTCAATCTATCCGAGACACCATCTTATTCCCTCTAATGAGGCCTGAATAA
- a CDS encoding CDP-alcohol phosphatidyltransferase family protein, translating into MLHEKKPKDLLEERVFTLSNFLSVSRVLLLPFFIQFTRKHIESPRNGEYLFLAIGTCVLAVLTDFLDGFLARLLSQESVLGKYLDPICDKFVTIGGLSVIVHYYQFPLWILLIYILREILGVWLGGFLYLKRGIQGKPNWWGKIGVGLVAAAVLWYMTLPLIGPTLPENHFFHHPEYSGYVLVLILSIGVVAYSKRYWNIVFHPERFILDPEDKKQKKKYELV; encoded by the coding sequence ATGCTTCACGAAAAAAAACCAAAGGATCTACTCGAAGAGAGGGTGTTTACTCTTTCCAATTTTCTATCCGTCTCTAGAGTTTTACTTCTTCCTTTTTTTATACAATTCACCCGTAAACATATCGAGTCTCCACGTAACGGAGAATATTTGTTTTTAGCAATAGGCACCTGCGTTCTTGCAGTACTCACGGATTTTCTAGACGGGTTTCTAGCCCGCCTTCTCTCTCAAGAATCCGTCTTGGGAAAATACTTGGATCCTATCTGCGATAAATTCGTCACCATAGGCGGACTTTCGGTAATCGTTCATTATTATCAGTTTCCTCTTTGGATCCTTCTCATATATATCTTAAGAGAAATTTTAGGAGTTTGGTTGGGTGGATTCTTATATTTAAAAAGAGGGATCCAAGGAAAACCGAATTGGTGGGGTAAGATTGGAGTGGGTCTTGTTGCGGCCGCGGTTCTTTGGTATATGACCTTGCCTTTGATCGGCCCTACCTTACCTGAAAATCATTTCTTCCATCATCCTGAATATTCAGGTTATGTATTAGTCCTGATCTTAAGTATTGGAGTGGTGGCTTATTCCAAAAGATACTGGAATATAGTGTTCCATCCGGAAAGATTCATCTTAGATCCAGAAGATAAAAAGCAGAAGAAAAAGTACGAATTGGTCTAA
- the fliG gene encoding flagellar motor switch protein FliG, with protein sequence MDQDSNLKIRDQKVKKAAMLLLSLDKDAAAKALAQLDEKLIEEIVQEMAKIKTISKSEKEEVLLDFQGSLKDLAAESKGGIETARELLQKSLGKEKSENILGKLDRKDTEEDFSFLNDAEPQTLAHLLAPEHTQTIAVTLAFLHPKKAAETLKFLPKELQSKVALRLANTTKTHPDAIRQIAKVLKKKYEQRDKSEFSEAGGAEALANILNHMDKSLEETILKELEEQSPELASQVREKLYTFEDVLLLNSKEMRLLINRIADDDLIAIALRGASDQIKVHFFEAMSKNRANDILESMDIRGKVTLKEITDARNSVLTALRDLEEIGEIIIKKDSEEFI encoded by the coding sequence GTGGATCAGGATTCCAATCTTAAAATAAGAGACCAAAAAGTTAAAAAAGCAGCAATGCTACTTCTATCCTTAGACAAGGATGCTGCTGCCAAGGCGTTAGCGCAACTGGACGAGAAATTGATTGAAGAGATCGTCCAAGAAATGGCAAAGATCAAAACGATCAGCAAATCCGAAAAAGAAGAGGTTCTTTTAGATTTCCAAGGTTCACTCAAGGACTTGGCTGCAGAATCCAAAGGCGGGATCGAAACCGCAAGGGAACTTCTACAAAAGTCTTTAGGAAAAGAAAAATCGGAAAACATATTAGGAAAACTGGATAGAAAGGATACCGAAGAGGATTTTTCCTTCTTAAACGATGCAGAACCTCAAACTCTCGCTCATCTTTTAGCTCCGGAACATACCCAAACGATCGCAGTCACTCTCGCATTTTTACATCCTAAAAAAGCAGCTGAAACACTTAAGTTTTTACCCAAAGAACTCCAAAGTAAAGTAGCGCTTAGACTCGCAAATACTACTAAAACCCATCCGGATGCAATTCGTCAGATCGCAAAAGTTCTGAAGAAAAAATACGAACAAAGAGATAAATCCGAATTCAGCGAAGCAGGAGGAGCGGAAGCTCTTGCAAATATCCTTAATCATATGGATAAATCTTTGGAAGAAACAATCCTGAAAGAATTGGAAGAACAATCTCCTGAACTCGCCTCTCAGGTCCGCGAAAAATTATACACTTTCGAAGATGTACTTCTTCTTAACTCCAAAGAGATGAGACTGCTCATCAATCGTATCGCAGACGATGATCTAATCGCGATCGCGCTCAGAGGAGCTTCCGACCAGATCAAGGTCCATTTTTTCGAGGCAATGTCTAAAAACAGAGCCAACGATATTTTAGAAAGTATGGATATCCGAGGGAAAGTGACCTTAAAAGAGATCACCGATGCAAGAAATAGCGTTCTGACTGCATTGCGTGATCTGGAAGAGATCGGGGAAATTATTATTAAAAAGGACTCGGAAGAGTTTATTTGA
- a CDS encoding pyruvate dehydrogenase complex dihydrolipoamide acetyltransferase, whose protein sequence is MAKISEMTQLSPTMSEGVLVKWLKKKGDSVAPGEILAEVETDKAVMEMEAFDTGVILEILAQEGAKLPVGAPVAIIGKAGEDITSLLSEAKSRSSASVPSPAAVPAASPSPATAPKKTENVVSSTIPEPEEEEVPAPKESSVSRGLSPGALEGRIKASPLAKRLAEESGIDLSKIRGSGPDGRIIKRDIENGISSFSSSGTSPFAGEIIQEEKLPISGMRKTIASRLVHSKTHQPHFYLDMEIDVDALVHLRENFNSDLKESGEEIKLSINDFIIRASALALLKVPEVNSSWREDHILKHGRVDIGVAVSIEGGLITPYVRNADKRSVLEIGRTVKELASRARERKLKPEEFSDGTFTVSNLGMFGVDRFAAVINEPEAAILAVGNVVSKPVIKNGSIVPGKTLSVCLSCDHRVVDGAVGAGWLEVFRNFLEHPLRLLA, encoded by the coding sequence ATGGCAAAAATTTCCGAAATGACCCAGCTTTCTCCGACAATGTCGGAAGGTGTTTTGGTAAAATGGCTAAAGAAGAAGGGTGACTCCGTCGCTCCGGGCGAAATATTAGCCGAGGTCGAAACCGACAAAGCGGTCATGGAAATGGAAGCATTCGACACCGGGGTAATTTTGGAAATTTTAGCCCAGGAAGGGGCCAAACTCCCTGTTGGGGCCCCGGTTGCAATCATAGGAAAAGCAGGAGAAGATATTACTTCCCTACTTTCAGAGGCAAAATCCAGATCCTCTGCGTCCGTTCCTTCCCCGGCAGCAGTTCCTGCAGCCTCGCCTTCTCCGGCGACTGCACCTAAAAAGACTGAAAATGTAGTATCTTCGACAATTCCAGAACCTGAGGAAGAGGAAGTTCCCGCTCCGAAAGAGAGTTCCGTTTCTAGAGGACTTTCTCCTGGGGCCTTGGAAGGAAGGATCAAGGCCTCTCCTCTGGCCAAAAGGCTCGCAGAGGAAAGTGGAATCGATCTTTCTAAGATCAGAGGAAGCGGGCCAGACGGAAGGATTATCAAACGAGATATTGAGAACGGGATCTCTTCATTTTCCTCGAGCGGAACTTCTCCATTTGCCGGAGAAATCATCCAAGAAGAGAAACTTCCAATCTCAGGAATGAGAAAGACGATCGCTTCTAGACTAGTCCATTCCAAAACCCACCAACCTCATTTCTATTTGGATATGGAAATCGATGTGGACGCACTCGTTCATTTAAGAGAAAATTTTAACTCCGATCTGAAAGAATCCGGAGAAGAGATCAAACTCAGTATAAATGATTTTATTATAAGAGCTTCTGCGCTTGCGCTCCTAAAAGTTCCTGAAGTAAATTCTTCCTGGAGAGAAGATCATATCCTAAAACATGGAAGAGTGGATATAGGTGTGGCAGTTTCTATCGAAGGTGGACTGATCACTCCGTATGTAAGAAACGCAGACAAAAGGTCTGTTTTGGAAATAGGCAGGACGGTAAAAGAGCTTGCTTCCCGTGCAAGGGAACGAAAACTCAAACCGGAAGAGTTTTCAGACGGAACCTTCACTGTTTCCAATTTGGGAATGTTCGGAGTGGATCGTTTTGCAGCGGTAATCAACGAACCAGAGGCCGCGATCCTCGCAGTTGGAAACGTGGTATCTAAACCGGTAATCAAAAACGGAAGTATAGTCCCTGGTAAAACTCTTTCAGTCTGCCTTTCCTGCGATCATAGAGTGGTAGACGGTGCGGTGGGAGCCGGTTGGTTGGAAGTGTTTCGAAATTTTCTGGAACATCCTCTTCGGTTACTTGCCTGA
- a CDS encoding pyruvate dehydrogenase complex E1 component subunit beta has product MAVLTYREALNRAMTEEMEKDPNIFLMGEEVGHYEGAYKVSQGMLAKFGEKRIIDTPISENGFAGVGIGAAMVGLRPIIEFMTWNFSLVAIDQIINSAAKMNYMSAGQFPIPIVFRGAGGAGGRLAAQHSQSFESWYAHIPGLKVLAPYTPSDAYGLLKTSIRDNNPTIFIESEVLYGSKGEVPEGEFLIPMGKSDIKREGTQLTIISWSRALMYVLPAAEKLAKEGISVEVLDLRSIRPLDEEGILTSVRKTNKVLIVEEGWNVAGFGAQVAYLIQKEAFDYLDSPIERITQEDVPMPYAANLERSSLPSEEKIIKKVREMIK; this is encoded by the coding sequence ATGGCAGTACTCACTTATAGAGAAGCACTCAACCGGGCCATGACGGAAGAAATGGAGAAGGATCCGAATATCTTTCTCATGGGAGAAGAAGTAGGACATTATGAAGGTGCTTATAAAGTTTCCCAAGGAATGCTCGCTAAGTTCGGAGAAAAAAGAATCATAGATACTCCAATTTCAGAGAACGGATTTGCAGGAGTTGGGATCGGAGCAGCTATGGTGGGACTAAGACCTATCATAGAATTTATGACCTGGAACTTCTCACTGGTTGCGATCGATCAGATCATCAACTCGGCAGCAAAAATGAATTATATGAGTGCGGGGCAATTTCCGATCCCGATCGTATTCAGAGGAGCCGGCGGTGCAGGCGGAAGACTTGCGGCCCAACACTCTCAGTCATTCGAAAGTTGGTATGCTCATATTCCTGGACTCAAAGTGCTCGCACCCTATACTCCCTCAGATGCTTACGGACTTTTAAAAACTTCCATCCGAGACAATAACCCGACCATCTTCATAGAAAGTGAAGTATTATACGGTTCCAAGGGAGAAGTTCCGGAAGGAGAATTTTTGATCCCGATGGGAAAATCGGATATCAAAAGAGAAGGAACACAACTCACGATCATCAGTTGGTCCAGAGCACTTATGTATGTTCTTCCGGCAGCGGAAAAACTGGCAAAAGAAGGAATTTCGGTCGAAGTTTTGGATCTAAGAAGTATAAGACCTTTAGATGAGGAAGGGATTTTGACTTCTGTCAGAAAAACAAACAAGGTCCTTATAGTGGAAGAAGGTTGGAATGTGGCTGGATTTGGGGCGCAGGTTGCTTATCTGATCCAAAAAGAAGCATTCGATTATCTTGATTCTCCGATAGAAAGGATCACCCAGGAAGATGTGCCGATGCCTTATGCGGCAAATCTGGAAAGATCCTCTCTGCCGAGCGAGGAGAAGATAATCAAAAAAGTCAGAGAAATGATTAAGTAA
- the pdhA gene encoding pyruvate dehydrogenase (acetyl-transferring) E1 component subunit alpha — MSQPKTKKETEDLLELYRQMLLIRRFEEASAKAYSMGKIGGFCHLYIGQEAVGVGAISALEQKDYIVSTYRDHGHALARGLEPKSLMAELYGKKTGIVSGNGGSMHFFDKKKNFMGGHGIVGGHISLAAGIAYASKYRGDGAVTLCFFGEGAANIGSFHEGMNLAAIWKLPLVMICENNHYAMGTPEYRALSVKDVSVRAAAYDIARDHIEGDEVRKVREHVRVAVERARRGEGPTLMEISTYRFRGHSMSDPAKYRTKEELDKYKQGDPLIKAEKDLLSSGWAQEELTKMDEIILKTVEESVDFAEKSEEPPLGWLYKHVYAENV, encoded by the coding sequence ATGAGCCAACCTAAAACAAAAAAAGAAACAGAAGATCTATTAGAATTATACAGACAAATGCTTTTGATCCGCCGCTTCGAAGAAGCTTCCGCAAAAGCATATAGCATGGGCAAAATCGGCGGCTTCTGCCATTTATACATCGGTCAAGAAGCTGTGGGTGTGGGAGCAATCTCCGCTTTAGAACAAAAAGATTATATAGTTTCCACCTATAGAGATCATGGCCATGCACTCGCGAGAGGTTTGGAACCCAAGTCACTCATGGCGGAATTGTACGGCAAAAAAACCGGGATCGTTTCAGGTAACGGCGGCTCCATGCACTTCTTCGATAAGAAAAAAAACTTTATGGGAGGACATGGGATCGTAGGCGGGCATATCTCTCTCGCTGCCGGCATCGCATACGCATCCAAGTATCGCGGAGACGGCGCAGTTACATTATGTTTTTTTGGAGAAGGTGCAGCAAACATAGGATCCTTCCATGAAGGAATGAACTTGGCTGCTATTTGGAAACTTCCCCTCGTTATGATCTGCGAGAATAATCACTATGCGATGGGAACTCCTGAATATAGGGCACTCTCAGTTAAAGATGTATCCGTAAGAGCAGCTGCTTATGATATCGCAAGAGATCATATAGAAGGTGACGAGGTCCGAAAAGTAAGAGAACACGTTAGAGTCGCTGTGGAAAGAGCAAGAAGAGGAGAAGGCCCTACCCTCATGGAAATTTCCACCTATAGATTTAGAGGCCACTCCATGTCAGACCCTGCAAAGTATAGAACCAAAGAAGAATTAGATAAATATAAACAAGGCGATCCACTTATCAAAGCGGAAAAAGATCTACTCTCCTCAGGCTGGGCCCAAGAAGAATTGACTAAGATGGACGAGATCATTCTCAAAACCGTAGAGGAATCGGTAGACTTTGCAGAAAAAAGTGAAGAACCTCCTCTTGGCTGGTTATACAAGCATGTTTATGCGGAGAACGTATAA